The following coding sequences lie in one Arachis hypogaea cultivar Tifrunner chromosome 4, arahy.Tifrunner.gnm2.J5K5, whole genome shotgun sequence genomic window:
- the LOC112794215 gene encoding glucan endo-1,3-beta-glucosidase, basic isoform-like translates to MIMSSFSWVTALLLLLYIAKLRLADAQIGVCYGMLGNNLPAAKEVIDVYRSNNIKRMRLYDPNQAALQALRNSGIELILGVPNSDLQGLATNSDSARQWVQRNVLSFWPSVKIKYITVGNEVRPVGDSTSWMAQYVLPAIQNVYQAIRAQGLHDQIKVSTAIDMSLLGNSFPPSQASFRADVRSYLDLIIGYLVYAGAPLLTNIYPYFSYKDNPRDISLPYAIFTSPNVVVQDGQYGYQNLFDAMLDAVHAAIDNTGIGFVEVVVSESGWPSSGDFGATYDSAQIYLDNLIRHVNGGTPRRPWKPTETYLFAMFDENQKNPELEKHFGLFFPNKQKKYSFGFGAERRREFFANEFNATVVPLLKSDI, encoded by the exons ATGATAATGTCTTCGTTCTCATGGGTTACTGCTCTATTGCTTCTTCTATACATAGCTAAGCTTCGCTTGGCAG ATGCTCAAATTGGTGTGTGCTATGGGATGCTGGGCAACAATCTACCAGCAGCAAAGGAAGTGATAGATGTTTACAGATCAAACAACATCAAACGAATGAGACTCTATGATCCCAATCAAGCTGCTCTACAAGCACTTAGAAACTCCGGCATTGAACTCATTCTTGGAGTTCCAAACTCTGACCTTCAAGGGCTTGCCACAAACTCTGACAGCGCACGCCAATGGGTGCAAAGAAATGTGCTAAGCTTTTGGCCTAGTGTCAAAATCAAGTACATTACAGTTGGTAATGAAGTGAGACCTGTTGGAGACTCCACTTCATGGATGGCTCAGTATGTTCTCCCAGCAATTCAGAATGTATACCAAGCTATTAGAGCTCAAGGCCTCCATGATCAAATCAAGGTTTCAACTGCCATTGACATGTCCCTCTTAGGAAACTCTTTTCCTCCTTCACAAGCCTCATTTAGGGCTGACGTCAGGTCATACCTAGACCTAATTATAGGGTATTTGGTATATGCAG GTGCACCATTACTAACCAACATTTATCCTTACTTTAGCTATAAAGATAACCCACGTGACATATCACTACCTTATGCTATTTTCACATCACCAAATGTTGTGGTACAAGATGGTCAATATGGGTACCAGAATCTTTTTGATGCTATGTTAGATGCAGTGCATGCTGCCATTGATAACACTGGAATTGGTTTTGTTGAGGTTGTTGTTTCTGAGAGCGGGTGGCCCTCAAGTGGAGATTTTGGTGCAACTTATGATAGTGCCCAGATTTATTTGGATAATTTGATTCGTCATGTTAATGGGGGCACTCCTAGAAGGCCTTGGAAGCCTACAGAAACTTATTTGTTTGCCATGTTTGATGAAAATCAGAAGAATCCAGAGCTGGAGAAGCATTTTGGACTTTTCTTTCCTAATAAACAGAAGAAGTATTCATTTGGGTTTGGTGCAGAAAGGAGAAGGGAATTCTTTGCCAATGAGTTCAATGCAACAGTTGTTCCATTATTGAAGAGTGACATTTGA